A genomic window from Engraulis encrasicolus isolate BLACKSEA-1 chromosome 14, IST_EnEncr_1.0, whole genome shotgun sequence includes:
- the gtf2b gene encoding transcription initiation factor IIB, with amino-acid sequence MASTSRVDSLPKVQCPNHPDALLVEDYRAGDMVCPECGLVVGDRVIDVGSEWRTFTNEKATKDPSRVGDAQNTLLNGGDLTTMISKGTGAASFDEMGNSKYQNRRTMSSSDRAMLNAFKEISTMADRINLPRNIVDRTNNLFKQVYEQKSLKGRSNDAIASACLYIACRQEGVPRTFKEICAVSRISKKEIGRCFKLILKALETSVDLITTGDFMSRFCSNLGLPKQVQMAATFIARKAVELDLVPGRSPISVAAAAIYMASQASAEKKTQKEIGDIAGVADVTIRQSYRLIYPRAADLFPPDFKFDTPVDKLPQL; translated from the coding sequence ATGGCGTCGACTAGCCGTGTAGATTCACTGCCAAAAGTGCAATGCCCCAACCACCCAGACGCCCTTCTTGTGGAGGATTACAGGGCTGGGGATATGGTGTGCCCCGAGTGCGGCCTAGTTGTTGGCGACCGAGTAATTGACGTGGGTTCCGAGTGGAGAACATTCACAAATGAGAAGGCTACCAAGGACCCTTCCCGTGTGGGAGATGCTCAAAACACTCTCTTGAACGGGGGAGATCTCACTACAATGATCAGCAAGGGCACAGGAGCCGCCAGCTTTGACGAGATGGGCAACTCCAAGTACCAAAACAGGAGGACCATGAGCAGTTCAGACCGTGCCATGCTCAACGCCTTCAAAGAAATCTCAACCATGGCTGACAGGATCAACCTCCCAAGAAACATAGTGGACAGGACGAACAACCTGTTCAAGCAAGTGTATGAACAAAAGAGTCTGAAGGGCCGCAGCAACGATGCCATCGCCTCAGCCTGTCTGTACATCGCTTGCAGGCAAGAAGGGGTCCCCAGGACTTTCAAAGAAATCTGTGCCGTGTCCAGGATCTCCAAGAAGGAGATTGGACGCTGTTTCAAACTTATTCTGAAGGCCCTGGAGACCAGTGTGGACCTCATCACCACTGGAGACTTCATGTCTCGCTTCTGCTCCAACCTGGGCCTCCCCAAGCAGGTCCAGATGGCTGCCACGTTCATCGCCCGCAAGGCCGTGGAGCTGGACCTGGTTCCCGGTCGCAGTCCCATCTCTGTGGCCGCCGCTGCCATCTACATGGCCTCTCAGGCCTCTGCCGAGAAGAAGACCCAGAAGGAGATTGGGGACATTGCAGGTGTGGCCGATGTGACTATTCGACAGTCCTACCGCCTCATCTACCCGAGAGCCGCAGACCTCTTCCCACCAGATTTCAAATTCGATACCCCTGTGGACAAGCTACCTCAGCTTTGA